The following proteins are co-located in the Gloeocapsa sp. PCC 7428 genome:
- a CDS encoding PAS domain S-box protein, which yields MTREMGQISLNDVLITQELSRRESRNPDLKAENDAFRKLARHLAEQPPTMLKTLVAIAKDLCQAGTAGVSLLETTQKGEEFRWVVLAGDLAEYEQGTTPRQFSPCGVCLERQAPQLYSYPARYFTYLQSIEPTVVESLVIPLVATDRLLGTIWIVSHNPQRQFDSEDVRVMTSLADFTAAALYNHQTHEAAESAQRLLHMLLEHVPEGITIAGGPPDFPIVANSRVAQELLGKPSETVIGSSSGDRIESHRLFLADGITHPTHEQMPLYRATRYGETVNNEEWVIERADGSRIAALVQAVPVRDAQGQIIGAINCWQDITERKQAEKALRESEERLRVAQLAAKAGTWDWNVATGSVFWSEEYYILYGLDPATPSTYENWLATVLESDRESADRTVRQALEQRQSTLYFEFRIRHPVEGIKWLASCSQIFYSSNGEAQRAIGISIDITERKQAEAALAANEARLRGFVNANVVGILYGDIYGNIHQANDELLRIVGYTREDLNAGKLRWLDITPAEYLPIDAQAIADARVSGACTPYEKEYIRKDGARVPVLVGYSLVGEAREESVAFVLDLSDRKQVLEALHQSEISLRTVAANLPNGAVFIVNRELRYLLAEGKALAIAGMNPENFVGKTLWEALDPTLVARYEPYFRQALGGEPFSFEHYSHNRYYISHGTPLYNDQGTVDAVLAMSYDISDRKRTELNAEFLAQISQDLVAATCVDEIVQTIGAHLNRYLNISSCAFVEVNTKINEVTINYTWQQDDTPSIVGVYPLREFVKDEFVQAAKAGELIVLRDVNTDPRVADPQRYAALNIGAELSVPIVKDGEWKFSLCVFHQAPYDWRTDELELLRGLSERIWSQIERTRTEEALRKSEEEFRTISNAAPAFMWVCSPNGENTYFNDRWYEFTGQTPATATSLAWVETLHPDDVQWILPYWQRCQETGEVYEGEVRYRRRDGKYRWHVFRALPRRGTNGKIEAWYGCSVDIDDAKRAEAKLRASEERLRRSIAIETVGVIFFRSDGQIVDANDAFLRMSRYSREDLQQGVLRWDTMTPPEWLVASQQAIAQLLSTGRTTPYEKEFLRKDGSRWWGLFAAQRLNETENVEFVIDISDRKQSEAALSQSEARFRLMVESAKEYAIFTLDFNGAIASWNSGAERLLGYQEAEILGCNGRIIFTPEDNEQGKAEQERQIALAQGQAENERWHVRKDGSRFWGSGLVMPLQTQAGIAQGFVKILQDRTKQRQADERFRLLYDTTSDLLATEQQPQSLMHNLFSKLAAQLELDYYYNYIVEEKDNRQMLHLSSYAGISEEVAQTIEWMEFGQSLCGMVAQARQQIVLDQAQIAMHPNAKLICSIGVTAYAGQPLIVQGRLLGTLSFASRTRNHFTPEEIDLLQSTCEQMAIALERANLTASLQQQAEQLRQANRIKDEFLAVLSHELRSPLNPILGWTKLLQSGKLDASKTAQALATIERNAKLQTELIEDLLDVSRILQGKLTLNIRPVDLVQVVEAAIETVNLAATAKAIDIQTTFDPQVKEVLGDSSRLQQVVWNLVSNAVKFTPAGGRVAVRLTRVDEQAEISVSDTGKGIKPQFLPHVFDYFRQEDGATTRQFGGLGLGLAIVRHLVELHGGTVTADSPGEGHGATFTVRLPLSETKSGLNPAQQPPLATNDEQPLVGIRVLVVDDEADMREVIAVAIAQAGAEVRSVATATEALAALTSFQPDVLLSDIGMPETDGYMLLRQVRAMSREQRGDVLAIALTAYAAEIDQQQARKAGFQRHLAKPIEPDTLVKEICQLLRHRQLL from the coding sequence ATGACACGCGAGATGGGACAAATTAGCTTAAATGATGTTCTGATTACCCAAGAATTGTCCCGTCGAGAATCCAGAAATCCTGATTTGAAAGCTGAGAATGATGCTTTTCGCAAGCTAGCACGGCATCTCGCTGAGCAACCGCCAACGATGCTCAAAACTCTAGTGGCGATCGCAAAAGACCTCTGCCAAGCAGGAACAGCGGGGGTAAGCTTGCTAGAAACAACGCAAAAAGGTGAAGAATTCCGCTGGGTGGTACTCGCGGGAGATCTAGCAGAATACGAGCAGGGAACAACGCCACGCCAGTTTAGTCCCTGTGGTGTTTGTTTAGAGCGCCAAGCTCCGCAACTATATTCTTATCCGGCACGATATTTTACCTATCTTCAGTCAATTGAACCGACGGTCGTTGAAAGTTTAGTGATTCCGTTAGTAGCGACGGATCGCCTGCTAGGGACAATTTGGATCGTTTCCCACAACCCACAAAGGCAGTTTGATAGCGAAGATGTGCGGGTCATGACTAGCCTGGCAGACTTTACCGCCGCTGCTTTGTACAATCACCAGACCCACGAGGCTGCCGAATCTGCGCAACGTTTGCTGCATATGTTGCTAGAACACGTACCGGAGGGCATTACAATCGCTGGTGGTCCACCAGACTTTCCGATTGTTGCCAATAGCCGAGTCGCGCAAGAGTTATTAGGTAAACCAAGCGAAACCGTCATTGGTTCCTCGTCAGGCGATCGCATCGAGTCGCATCGTCTATTTTTAGCAGATGGCATAACTCATCCCACGCACGAGCAAATGCCCTTGTATCGTGCTACACGCTACGGTGAAACGGTGAATAATGAAGAATGGGTAATTGAGCGCGCTGATGGTAGCCGGATTGCGGCACTCGTTCAAGCAGTACCCGTTCGCGACGCACAAGGACAAATTATTGGTGCCATCAACTGCTGGCAAGACATTACTGAACGCAAACAAGCTGAGAAAGCGCTACGCGAAAGCGAAGAACGGCTAAGAGTCGCTCAACTCGCTGCCAAAGCCGGAACGTGGGATTGGAATGTGGCAACGGGCAGTGTATTTTGGTCAGAAGAATACTACATTTTGTATGGACTCGATCCAGCAACGCCATCCACCTACGAAAACTGGTTAGCAACAGTTTTAGAAAGCGATCGCGAATCAGCCGATCGCACGGTACGCCAAGCGCTGGAGCAGCGACAATCTACGCTTTACTTTGAGTTTCGCATTCGTCACCCTGTAGAGGGGATCAAATGGTTGGCTTCATGCAGTCAAATCTTCTATAGCTCAAACGGGGAAGCACAGCGCGCAATCGGCATCTCGATTGATATTACTGAGCGCAAGCAAGCCGAAGCCGCACTCGCCGCAAACGAAGCACGACTGCGCGGATTTGTCAATGCGAATGTTGTTGGCATTCTCTACGGAGATATCTATGGCAACATTCATCAAGCCAACGATGAGTTATTGCGCATTGTGGGTTACACGCGAGAAGACTTGAATGCCGGTAAGCTGCGCTGGCTCGACATCACGCCAGCAGAGTACCTGCCAATCGATGCACAGGCGATCGCAGACGCACGGGTAAGCGGTGCCTGTACTCCTTACGAAAAGGAATACATTCGCAAAGATGGCGCGCGGGTTCCGGTACTAGTCGGCTATAGTCTAGTTGGCGAAGCCAGAGAAGAGTCGGTGGCGTTTGTTCTCGATTTAAGCGATCGCAAACAGGTGCTTGAGGCATTGCACCAGAGCGAAATCAGTCTTCGTACGGTTGCTGCCAACTTGCCAAATGGGGCAGTCTTTATTGTGAATCGCGAACTGCGCTATCTGCTCGCAGAAGGTAAAGCGCTGGCGATCGCCGGCATGAACCCTGAGAACTTTGTCGGCAAAACGCTTTGGGAAGCCCTTGATCCAACCCTCGTGGCACGCTACGAACCTTACTTCCGCCAAGCGCTCGGTGGCGAACCCTTTAGCTTCGAGCATTACAGCCACAATCGTTACTACATATCGCACGGCACGCCGCTGTACAACGATCAGGGGACAGTTGATGCAGTGCTAGCCATGTCCTACGACATTAGCGATCGCAAACGCACAGAATTAAATGCAGAATTTCTCGCGCAGATTAGTCAAGACCTTGTTGCGGCAACGTGTGTAGACGAAATTGTGCAAACAATTGGCGCACACCTCAACCGTTACTTGAATATATCAAGCTGTGCCTTTGTTGAAGTCAATACAAAGATCAACGAAGTTACGATCAATTACACTTGGCAGCAAGATGATACGCCGAGCATTGTAGGAGTTTATCCTCTACGCGAGTTTGTGAAGGATGAGTTTGTGCAAGCAGCCAAAGCGGGAGAATTGATCGTCCTTCGGGATGTCAACACTGACCCGCGTGTTGCCGATCCACAGCGATATGCCGCGCTGAACATCGGTGCGGAACTAAGCGTCCCGATCGTCAAAGACGGTGAATGGAAATTCTCGCTGTGTGTGTTTCATCAAGCGCCGTACGATTGGCGCACCGACGAACTCGAATTGCTGCGCGGACTATCAGAACGCATCTGGAGCCAGATCGAACGCACCCGTACTGAGGAAGCACTGCGCAAAAGCGAAGAAGAATTTCGCACAATCTCGAACGCCGCACCTGCATTCATGTGGGTTTGTTCCCCAAATGGAGAAAATACGTATTTTAACGATCGCTGGTATGAGTTCACTGGACAAACTCCCGCAACGGCAACAAGTCTTGCGTGGGTAGAAACATTACACCCAGACGACGTACAGTGGATTCTGCCGTATTGGCAACGCTGCCAGGAAACAGGTGAGGTTTATGAAGGAGAAGTGCGTTATCGGCGGCGCGATGGTAAATATCGCTGGCACGTGTTTCGCGCGCTCCCGCGACGTGGTACAAACGGTAAAATCGAAGCTTGGTACGGTTGCAGTGTTGATATTGACGATGCCAAACGTGCCGAAGCCAAATTACGCGCTTCGGAAGAACGTCTGCGGCGCTCAATTGCGATCGAGACAGTCGGCGTGATTTTTTTCCGCAGCGATGGACAGATCGTCGATGCCAATGATGCCTTTTTGCGCATGAGTCGCTACAGCCGCGAAGATTTGCAGCAAGGCGTGCTGCGTTGGGATACAATGACCCCGCCGGAATGGTTGGTGGCTTCGCAGCAGGCGATCGCGCAGTTGCTTTCCACTGGGCGCACGACACCTTATGAAAAAGAATTTCTCCGCAAAGACGGCTCGCGCTGGTGGGGATTATTCGCAGCGCAGCGACTCAACGAAACTGAAAACGTCGAATTTGTGATTGATATTAGCGATCGCAAGCAAAGCGAAGCAGCCCTAAGTCAAAGCGAAGCGCGCTTTCGGTTAATGGTGGAAAGCGCGAAAGAATATGCGATTTTCACGCTCGACTTCAATGGCGCGATCGCGAGTTGGAATTCTGGTGCTGAACGATTGTTAGGGTACCAAGAAGCTGAAATTCTCGGTTGCAACGGTCGCATTATTTTTACGCCGGAAGACAACGAACAAGGAAAAGCCGAACAGGAAAGACAAATCGCCCTAGCGCAAGGACAAGCAGAAAATGAACGCTGGCACGTGCGCAAAGATGGTAGCCGCTTTTGGGGTAGTGGCTTAGTGATGCCGTTACAAACCCAAGCAGGGATCGCGCAAGGATTCGTGAAGATTTTGCAGGATAGAACCAAGCAGCGGCAAGCCGATGAGCGGTTTCGGTTGCTTTATGACACCACAAGCGATTTACTCGCGACCGAACAACAACCTCAATCGCTGATGCATAACTTGTTTAGCAAACTTGCAGCCCAGCTTGAGTTGGATTATTACTATAACTACATCGTCGAGGAAAAAGACAATCGCCAAATGCTGCATCTAAGCAGCTATGCGGGGATCTCTGAAGAAGTAGCTCAAACAATTGAATGGATGGAATTTGGTCAATCTCTGTGTGGAATGGTGGCACAGGCGCGGCAGCAAATTGTCCTCGACCAAGCGCAAATCGCTATGCATCCTAACGCCAAGCTGATTTGCTCGATTGGGGTTACTGCTTATGCAGGGCAACCGCTGATTGTTCAAGGACGGTTGCTCGGAACGCTTTCGTTTGCGAGCCGTACCCGCAATCACTTTACTCCCGAAGAAATTGACTTGCTGCAATCTACCTGCGAGCAGATGGCGATCGCGCTAGAACGAGCCAATTTGACGGCTTCGCTGCAACAGCAAGCCGAACAGTTAAGACAAGCAAACCGGATCAAAGATGAATTTTTAGCTGTGCTATCGCACGAGTTGCGATCGCCGCTGAACCCGATTCTTGGATGGACGAAGTTGTTGCAATCGGGTAAACTCGACGCGAGCAAAACTGCACAAGCACTCGCCACAATCGAACGCAATGCCAAGCTGCAAACGGAACTTATCGAAGACTTACTTGATGTGTCGCGGATTCTCCAAGGTAAACTTACGCTCAACATTCGTCCAGTCGATTTAGTGCAGGTAGTGGAAGCTGCGATCGAAACTGTGAATTTAGCTGCGACTGCCAAAGCAATCGATATCCAAACGACATTCGATCCGCAAGTAAAAGAGGTGTTAGGAGACTCTAGCCGCTTGCAGCAAGTTGTGTGGAATCTCGTTTCTAATGCGGTAAAATTCACTCCCGCTGGTGGACGCGTTGCAGTGCGCTTAACCCGCGTTGACGAGCAAGCTGAAATTAGCGTCAGCGATACCGGAAAAGGAATTAAGCCGCAGTTTTTACCACACGTGTTTGACTACTTTCGCCAAGAAGACGGTGCGACAACGCGGCAGTTTGGCGGATTGGGTTTGGGGCTTGCGATCGTGCGTCACTTGGTCGAACTGCACGGCGGTACAGTGACAGCAGATAGCCCAGGGGAAGGACACGGTGCCACTTTTACCGTGCGATTACCGTTATCAGAAACGAAAAGTGGACTAAATCCGGCGCAGCAACCGCCGTTAGCCACAAATGACGAGCAGCCATTGGTGGGAATTCGAGTGCTAGTTGTCGATGACGAAGCAGATATGCGCGAGGTGATTGCCGTTGCGATCGCGCAAGCTGGTGCCGAAGTCAGGAGTGTGGCAACTGCGACGGAAGCTTTAGCAGCGTTAACATCGTTTCAGCCAGATGTTCTCCTCAGCGATATTGGGATGCCAGAAACCGATGGCTATATGCTGCTGCGGCAGGTTCGCGCCATGTCACGCGAACAGCGGGGGGATGTTTTGGCGATCGCACTGACGGCGTATGCCGCAGAGATTGACCAGCAACAAGCAAGAAAAGCTGGTTTTCAACGACATCTAGCCAAGCCAATAGAACCTGATACTTTGGTGAAGGAGATTTGCCAACTCTTGCGTCACCGTCAGTTGCTTTAA
- a CDS encoding helix-turn-helix transcriptional regulator yields MVKIKQQKTDPTILTAVADYFKVLSEVSRLQILTCLKSGSMNVMELAEATDLGQANLSKHLKVLTQAGILSRQAKGTSAYYEIADPMIFEFCELACDRVSERVLQQAASLKALRGKTTFFSTVD; encoded by the coding sequence ATGGTTAAAATCAAGCAACAAAAGACCGATCCCACAATTCTTACTGCTGTAGCAGACTATTTCAAGGTGCTTTCAGAAGTCAGTCGCTTGCAGATTTTAACTTGTCTAAAATCAGGTTCAATGAATGTTATGGAACTAGCTGAAGCAACTGATTTAGGACAGGCGAACCTTTCCAAACATCTGAAAGTGTTAACTCAAGCAGGTATTTTATCGCGTCAAGCTAAAGGGACAAGTGCTTATTACGAAATTGCTGACCCGATGATTTTTGAATTTTGTGAATTAGCGTGCGATCGCGTGAGCGAACGAGTACTACAGCAAGCGGCAAGTCTCAAAGCTTTGCGGGGAAAAACAACATTTTTTAGCACAGTAGATTAG
- the sbcC gene encoding exonuclease subunit SbcC: MIPVQLTLKNFLSYRDATLDFSGLHIACICGSNGAGKSSLLEAMTWVIWGQSRAASEDDIIHTGAQEVQVDFIFISNQHQYRVIRTRHRGQSSSLEFQIATPNGFRALTERGVRATQQLILEHIKLDYDTFINSAYLRQGRADEFMLKRPTERKEILAELLKLNQYDDLEERAKDLSRSFKAQAEQLERTLEGMQSSLQHKEAIAQERAALEAQHNQLQQQQAFDTIQLQSLQVIQHQRQTWEQQLGFLQQQYQNLTQDSDRLAEERRAINEQLSAIEETLSHTDEIHAGYAKYESLQTEEETLSAKFQEYSRATVQLQHLQQQLAQQINEIRSSLQHAEGQLAALQQQEQEIQQTLQKSSEVEAGLAQLAAARHRLAQLDQLQLQVTPLLQYRTSLQTQLERVQARMQARLEELQASQNQLTHQQQRQPQLQQAVMDVAVQLEQLEKKRVYLERVREKGQERRHFMERLQAHQRDYEKQMGELEQKLQMLQNPDATCPLCDRPLTEHHWQRVVEKTQTEQQEIQQQFWVIREQMAVSEREIQVLRQEYREISQQIAGYDALREQRGQLAAQLEATDDVQRHLQQIIAEKQQLERSLAESDYALDKQEELRQIEQQLQQLNYNEQDHALARSEIERWRWAEIRQGQLKDAQKRLSQILQRQPQIEAQIAELNQKIVEQQTHSECAQQIAALEAKIKTINYAPEQHNALRVALRKAQTWQIRYQQLKNAQEQYPQFQARSQDLKEAIQARSAERQVLVAQIESITQQLEQTPLPTAEIQTLEQQLAFRRRQLDEQLSHLGQLQQQFNQLEALQAQYEQGQQQLQATRKQHRVYQELAQAFGKNGIQALMIENVLPQLEAETNQLLARLSANQLHVQFVTQKAGRSGTRKKATKMIDTLDILIADARGTRPYETYSGGEAFRINFAIRLALAKLLAQRAGAALQLLIIDEGFGTQDQEGCDRLIAAINAIAGDFACILTVTHMPYFKEAFQARIEVAKTQNGSRLSLAS; encoded by the coding sequence ATGATTCCAGTTCAACTTACGCTGAAAAATTTCTTAAGCTACCGCGATGCAACCCTTGACTTTTCGGGGCTGCACATTGCTTGCATTTGTGGATCGAATGGTGCGGGCAAGTCTTCATTACTCGAAGCCATGACTTGGGTAATTTGGGGGCAAAGCCGCGCGGCTTCTGAAGACGATATTATCCACACCGGCGCGCAAGAAGTTCAGGTAGACTTTATCTTTATCAGTAACCAGCATCAATACCGCGTGATTCGGACGCGCCATCGCGGACAAAGCAGTTCGTTAGAGTTTCAAATTGCGACACCGAATGGCTTTCGAGCTTTGACAGAACGCGGTGTAAGAGCAACGCAGCAGTTAATTTTAGAACACATCAAACTTGACTACGATACCTTTATTAATTCGGCGTATCTCCGCCAAGGACGCGCTGACGAATTTATGCTCAAGCGTCCGACTGAGCGCAAAGAAATTTTAGCAGAATTGCTTAAACTCAATCAATACGACGATTTAGAGGAAAGAGCAAAAGACTTATCGCGCTCGTTTAAAGCGCAAGCTGAGCAACTAGAGCGCACTTTAGAAGGAATGCAAAGCTCGTTGCAGCACAAAGAAGCGATCGCACAAGAACGCGCTGCTTTAGAAGCACAACACAACCAGCTACAACAACAGCAAGCATTTGACACAATTCAACTGCAAAGCCTACAAGTTATTCAACACCAGCGACAAACTTGGGAACAACAGCTAGGGTTTTTACAACAGCAGTACCAAAACTTGACGCAAGATAGCGATCGCCTAGCCGAAGAACGTCGCGCCATCAACGAACAGCTATCAGCGATTGAAGAAACGCTGAGTCATACCGACGAAATTCACGCAGGCTATGCTAAGTACGAAAGCTTGCAAACTGAGGAAGAAACCCTTTCTGCCAAATTTCAAGAATATTCCCGCGCTACGGTGCAACTTCAGCACCTACAGCAGCAACTTGCCCAGCAAATCAACGAAATTCGCTCCTCACTTCAACACGCCGAAGGACAACTCGCCGCTTTACAGCAGCAAGAACAAGAAATTCAGCAAACGTTGCAAAAATCGAGCGAAGTTGAAGCAGGGTTAGCACAACTCGCCGCCGCGCGTCATCGGCTAGCGCAGTTAGATCAACTGCAATTGCAAGTGACACCGCTACTGCAATATCGTACATCGCTGCAAACGCAACTCGAACGCGTTCAAGCACGAATGCAAGCGCGACTCGAAGAATTGCAAGCTTCCCAAAATCAACTTACTCATCAACAGCAACGCCAACCGCAACTTCAGCAAGCGGTAATGGATGTTGCGGTTCAACTAGAGCAACTCGAGAAAAAGCGCGTTTACCTCGAACGAGTTCGCGAAAAAGGACAAGAACGGCGTCATTTTATGGAACGCCTACAAGCACATCAACGCGACTACGAAAAACAGATGGGGGAATTAGAGCAAAAGCTGCAAATGCTGCAAAACCCCGACGCAACCTGTCCGTTGTGCGATCGCCCGTTAACGGAACATCATTGGCAACGTGTTGTTGAAAAAACTCAAACCGAACAACAAGAAATTCAACAGCAGTTTTGGGTGATCCGCGAACAAATGGCAGTATCCGAACGTGAAATTCAAGTATTGCGTCAAGAATATCGCGAAATTTCGCAACAAATTGCCGGTTACGATGCGTTAAGAGAACAACGCGGACAACTCGCTGCGCAACTCGAAGCAACCGACGACGTACAACGCCATTTGCAGCAGATTATTGCAGAAAAACAGCAACTAGAGCGATCGCTCGCTGAAAGTGATTATGCGCTCGATAAACAAGAAGAACTGCGACAAATCGAGCAACAGTTGCAACAGTTAAACTATAACGAGCAAGATCATGCTTTAGCCCGCAGTGAAATCGAGCGGTGGCGGTGGGCAGAAATTCGTCAAGGACAATTGAAAGATGCGCAAAAGCGCTTGTCACAAATTTTACAACGGCAACCACAGATTGAAGCCCAAATTGCCGAGTTAAATCAAAAAATTGTTGAGCAGCAAACGCATTCTGAATGCGCGCAACAAATAGCGGCTTTAGAAGCAAAAATCAAGACAATTAATTATGCACCTGAACAGCATAACGCGCTCCGCGTCGCCTTGCGGAAGGCGCAAACGTGGCAAATTCGCTATCAACAGCTAAAAAATGCGCAAGAGCAGTATCCGCAATTTCAAGCGCGATCGCAAGACCTTAAAGAAGCGATTCAAGCAAGAAGCGCGGAACGTCAAGTTCTGGTTGCGCAAATCGAATCAATCACGCAGCAACTCGAACAAACACCTTTACCTACCGCAGAAATTCAAACCTTAGAACAGCAACTTGCGTTTCGTCGGCGACAGCTTGATGAACAACTCAGTCATTTAGGGCAACTTCAGCAACAATTTAACCAACTCGAAGCCCTACAAGCACAATACGAACAAGGACAACAACAACTACAAGCAACAAGAAAACAACACCGCGTTTATCAAGAATTAGCGCAAGCCTTCGGAAAAAATGGCATTCAAGCATTAATGATTGAGAATGTCCTACCGCAACTCGAAGCTGAAACAAATCAACTCTTGGCGCGGTTGAGTGCGAATCAATTGCACGTTCAATTTGTCACGCAAAAAGCTGGGCGGAGTGGAACGCGCAAAAAAGCGACTAAAATGATCGATACGCTCGATATTCTCATTGCCGATGCGCGTGGGACAAGACCTTATGAAACTTACTCAGGAGGAGAAGCGTTTCGGATTAACTTTGCGATTCGTTTGGCGCTGGCTAAACTGCTTGCGCAACGCGCCGGAGCCGCACTACAGTTACTGATTATTGATGAAGGATTTGGGACTCAAGATCAAGAAGGATGCGATCGCTTGATTGCAGCGATTAATGCGATCGCGGGCGATTTTGCTTGTATTCTCACCGTGACGCATATGCCATATTTCAAAGAAGCGTTTCAAGCCCGCATTGAAGTTGCTAAAACCCAAAACGGTTCGCGCCTAAGTTTAGCAAGTTAA
- a CDS encoding Fe2+-dependent dioxygenase, producing MILCIDVLTADELAQITAKLKDAEFVDGKLTAGWHAKQVKNNTQISVNSVITQELRPIVHQALQRNQLFQAAVHPKVIRPVLFSCYEPGMYYGYHVDNALMGTPSMRSDVSLTLFLSSPDTYEGGELVIETSLGEQAFKLAAGSAIAYPSSTLHRVEPVKSGIRLAAISWIQSFIRDPGDREILFDLNTIKQVMFEKYGKTPEFDLICKSHANLLRKWVEV from the coding sequence ATGATTTTATGTATCGATGTTCTTACTGCTGATGAACTTGCACAAATCACGGCAAAACTCAAAGATGCGGAGTTTGTTGATGGTAAACTCACGGCAGGATGGCACGCTAAGCAAGTAAAAAATAATACGCAAATTTCAGTAAATTCCGTAATAACACAAGAGTTGCGCCCGATTGTCCATCAAGCACTACAGCGCAATCAGTTGTTTCAAGCTGCGGTACACCCAAAAGTCATACGTCCAGTCTTATTTAGTTGCTACGAACCAGGGATGTACTACGGTTATCACGTCGATAATGCATTAATGGGAACGCCTTCAATGCGTTCAGATGTATCGTTAACGTTATTTTTAAGCTCTCCAGATACTTATGAGGGGGGTGAACTTGTCATTGAAACTTCGCTAGGCGAACAGGCTTTTAAACTTGCTGCGGGTTCGGCGATCGCGTATCCTTCTTCAACGCTACATCGCGTCGAACCTGTGAAAAGTGGAATTAGACTGGCTGCGATAAGTTGGATACAAAGCTTCATCCGCGATCCTGGCGATCGCGAAATTCTATTTGACTTGAATACTATAAAACAAGTTATGTTTGAGAAATATGGTAAAACACCAGAATTTGACCTCATTTGTAAATCTCATGCGAACTTGCTTCGTAAGTGGGTCGAGGTTTAA
- a CDS encoding rhodanese-like domain-containing protein: MTTTKKLSDRLQTVDAQTLKHWLDTDSVALIDVREPAEYVGEHIPGAILVPLSQFDLSQIPTDTHKKLILQCQSGNRSAQAAQKLFANGIEQVTHLQGGLTAWKQAGFPTKVNKNAPISLLRQVQIVAGSLVLLGTLLGAFVSPWFLILSGFVGAGLTFAGITGNCTLAMLLNKLPYNRN; this comes from the coding sequence ATGACTACGACTAAAAAATTGAGCGATCGCCTACAAACCGTTGATGCTCAAACTTTAAAGCATTGGCTCGACACTGATAGTGTTGCTCTCATTGATGTCCGCGAACCAGCAGAATATGTAGGCGAACATATTCCTGGTGCTATCCTCGTTCCTTTATCCCAATTTGACCTTAGCCAAATACCAACCGACACTCACAAGAAACTGATTTTACAGTGTCAGTCGGGCAATCGTTCAGCGCAAGCTGCACAAAAGTTATTTGCAAACGGAATTGAGCAAGTGACTCATCTTCAAGGCGGACTTACAGCTTGGAAACAAGCTGGTTTTCCCACAAAGGTCAACAAAAACGCACCAATCAGCCTGTTGCGACAAGTTCAAATTGTTGCAGGATCGCTCGTACTACTTGGAACTTTACTCGGTGCATTTGTTTCTCCCTGGTTTTTGATTCTTAGTGGCTTTGTTGGTGCAGGATTAACATTTGCGGGAATCACAGGAAACTGCACGCTAGCAATGCTCCTTAATAAACTTCCCTACAACCGTAACTAG
- a CDS encoding MBL fold metallo-hydrolase, with product MRRGYLQARTQATIHGGKTADYQFELHQLQEGDEIKLGSVTLQALHTPGHTPEHISLLIYDSKQGKEPFGIFTGDTLFNLDVGRPDLLGAGTEKQLAAQLYNSLFDKIVLLGDRIEVYPCHGAGSACGKSIGDRRHSTIGNERIYNPALQERSKTEFVEWVMRDMPEPPRHHARLKKVNAKGAEVMGCVPTLQPLTPQAFQNAIGRCSRSKAYLCAASRGTFARARSV from the coding sequence ATGCGACGTGGCTATCTACAAGCCCGAACACAAGCAACAATTCACGGTGGAAAGACGGCTGATTATCAGTTTGAATTGCATCAATTGCAAGAAGGTGATGAAATCAAGTTAGGAAGTGTGACACTGCAAGCGCTGCATACACCAGGACACACACCGGAGCATATTTCATTGCTGATTTATGACTCGAAACAAGGTAAAGAACCGTTTGGTATATTTACAGGCGACACGCTATTTAATCTTGATGTCGGGCGTCCTGATCTACTTGGTGCTGGCACAGAAAAGCAACTGGCTGCGCAGTTGTACAACTCTTTATTCGATAAGATTGTGCTTTTAGGCGATCGCATCGAAGTGTATCCATGTCATGGTGCTGGTTCAGCGTGCGGCAAGTCAATCGGCGATCGCCGCCATAGTACAATTGGTAACGAGCGAATTTACAATCCAGCGTTGCAGGAACGTAGCAAAACCGAATTTGTTGAGTGGGTGATGCGCGATATGCCAGAACCACCACGTCACCATGCACGGCTCAAGAAAGTAAATGCGAAAGGCGCTGAAGTGATGGGATGCGTCCCTACATTGCAACCATTAACACCCCAAGCGTTTCAAAATGCGATAGGGCGCTGTTCCAGGAGCAAAGCATATCTTTGTGCCGCATCTAGAGGAACATTTGCACGAGCTAGATCGGTCTAA
- a CDS encoding rhodanese-like domain-containing protein, which yields MHELDRSKNIATYCGSGFRAAIAASLLKKHGFEMTNIPRSWIAWKAAELPVEATA from the coding sequence TTGCACGAGCTAGATCGGTCTAAGAATATAGCAACATACTGCGGTAGCGGCTTCCGTGCTGCGATCGCTGCGAGTCTGCTCAAAAAGCATGGATTTGAGATGACGAACATTCCTAGGTCGTGGATAGCGTGGAAAGCCGCAGAATTACCCGTAGAAGCAACTGCATAA